The region CTAAACGGAAGAAGGATTCCATGATGTGGATCCGCTGGGCGTGGTGGCGATAGCGCGGGTCCCGCCACGTACGCTTCGCGTGTGTCTCGGGCCGGTTTGGACAAGAATCCTCGCGAGGTCGCCGCGATGTTCGACGGCGTCGCGCGCAGGTACGACCTCACCAACACGGTGCTGTCCTTCGGACAGGACCGGCGGTGGCGGGAAGTGACCAGGCGGGCCTTGGCCCCGAAGCCGGGCGAGCGGGTGCTCGACCTGGCCGCCGGAAGCGGTGTGTCGACCCAGGAATTCGCCCGCTCCGGGGCGTGGTGCGTGGCAGCGGACTTCTCGCTGGGCATGCTGTCAGTCGGCCGCGATCGCGGGGTGCCGATGGTCGCGGCGGATGCGCTCCGGTTGCCCTTCGCCGACGGTGCCTTCGACGCGGCGACGATCTCGTTCGGGCTGCGGAACCTGGTCGACACGGTCGCCGGTCTGCGGGAAATGCTGCGGGTGGTGCGCCCTGGCGGCCGGTTGGTGGTGTGCGAGTTCTCGACCCCGACCTGGCAGCCGTTCCGCGCGATCTACCTGAACTACTTGATGCGGGCGCTGCCGCCGATAGCCCGCGCTGTGTCGTCCAATCCGGACGCCTACGTCTATCTCGCCGAGTCCATCCGCGCGTGGCCGGACCAGCGTGCGCTCGCGGAGCTGATCGCCGAGGTCGGCTGGACCCATGTGGCCTGGCGCGACCTCACCAGCGGCGTCGTGGCGGTCCACCGCGCGGTCAAGCCTTCCTGACCGCGTCGCTGTCAGCAGATTGCGCTACGCCAACGACAGCAGGCCGATCGCCACTGCTGCGCACAACAGGCCCAGGAGCTGTGCGCGGTCGATGCGTTCGCCGAGCAGCAGGAGCGCGAGAATCACCGGTACGGCCGGGTAAAGGGCCGCGAGCACGACGGCGATGGACATCATCTGCCGACCGGCGGCAAGCAAGTAGAGGATGATCGCAACGGTGCCGACGGCTCCGCCCACCAGCGCGGTCGCAGCCGACTTCGCGGGCAGCCGCCGCGCCCCGGCCGTTCGGAGGACCAACACGCCGATGACTACGACCGAGGCGATGCGGCTGATGATGACCGGGTACCAACCGGCGTCTGCGGGAATCTGCCCCATTCCGATGAACTGCACGGCGAAACCGATCCCGGCGATCAACGCGTCCGGCACGCCGCGCCCGCCCGGAGCGCGTCGCGAAGCCCGCTTTCCGCCGGAGACCAACCAGATCGCCGGCACGCTGGCCGCGATTCCGCACAGTGCCAACGGAGTCGGCCGTTCGTCCAGCAGGGCGATGCCGAACACGACCGGCAGCGTCACCGCGCCGACATCGCTGATGGGGACCACCACACTCATCGGCCCGCGTTGCATCGCCCGGTACAACAACGTCACGCCGATCCCGGTGCCCAGCCCGGAAATCGCGCCCCAGCACACGGCCGACGGGGTGGCGGGTCCGATCGGAAAGGCGAGCAGCAGCAGGCTGACCAGGGTTGCGCCCACCTGCGCGTGAGCCGCGACGACGATGCCCGAAAAGCGGCGTGACACCAGCCCGTTCACGAAGTGCGCCATGCCGAAGCACAGCGCCGAGCTCAACGCGAGGAGCTCCCCCATCGGTCGGACCTCCGAAGCGCGCTACGGCCCGCGGTGGGCGCGTTCCGCGGCACCGACCGGGCAGGCGTGCCCGGTCGGCGTGCATGCGGGCCGGTCGCACATCCGGCAGATCCGGTCGGCCGAGCCGACCTCCTCGTACAAGCCGGTCAGCAGCTTCTCCAGCCCGTCGACCAAAGCGCGCCGATCGTCGTCGCCCAGCCGCGCGATCACCCGCAGCAGCGAATGCCCGCGAGCCTGCAGGACGTCCTCGGCGGCTTGCAGGCCTGCCTCGGTGGGGTGCACGTGGGTCCACTTGCCGACGGTGTGCCGACGTTCGACCAGACCGCGCTCCTGTAGCGCGTCGACCATCCGCGTGCACGCGGTCTGGTGGATCCCGATCCGTTTTGCGAGCTCGGTGACGCTGAGTCCGGATTCGCCGCGGAGCAGCACCAGCGCCGTGACCTGGCTCGGGTTGAGCCCGGTGGTGCGCACCGCGCCGTGGACCTCGTCGGTGACGGCCAGCGCAGCGGCACCGAGAAGGTTGGCAAGCCGCGGTTCATGCATGCATCATGCATATCACTCGATGGGTCCGGACGCAAGGCATCAATCGGAGAAAGTTCTGATCGCGCCGCCGGATCGGCCGGGCCGCGGTCAGAGCCACGTGGTTTCGGGGGCCAGTGGATCCGCGCCGCGCTGGGTCTGGCCGATCGCGGCCATGAACGCCTCGGTCGCCGCGGCGAGCGGCCGGTGCGGGTCGCGGACCACGGCGATGTGGCGACGGATTTCGGGATTTCCCAGTGCCCGGTGTTCAAGCCCGGCGAACCCGATCAGCGGTAGCACCAGGCCGGGCATCACCGCGACACCGAGCCCGGCCGCGACCAGTCCCGCGACGGTGGTGATGTTGCGCGACTCCAGCACCACCTCGGGGCGCACCTTCGCCGTGGCGAAGGCCCGTTCGGCGTGCTGCCGGATGCTGCTGGTGCGCTCGAAGGCGA is a window of Saccharopolyspora phatthalungensis DNA encoding:
- a CDS encoding demethylmenaquinone methyltransferase yields the protein MSRAGLDKNPREVAAMFDGVARRYDLTNTVLSFGQDRRWREVTRRALAPKPGERVLDLAAGSGVSTQEFARSGAWCVAADFSLGMLSVGRDRGVPMVAADALRLPFADGAFDAATISFGLRNLVDTVAGLREMLRVVRPGGRLVVCEFSTPTWQPFRAIYLNYLMRALPPIARAVSSNPDAYVYLAESIRAWPDQRALAELIAEVGWTHVAWRDLTSGVVAVHRAVKPS
- a CDS encoding EamA family transporter — protein: MGELLALSSALCFGMAHFVNGLVSRRFSGIVVAAHAQVGATLVSLLLLAFPIGPATPSAVCWGAISGLGTGIGVTLLYRAMQRGPMSVVVPISDVGAVTLPVVFGIALLDERPTPLALCGIAASVPAIWLVSGGKRASRRAPGGRGVPDALIAGIGFAVQFIGMGQIPADAGWYPVIISRIASVVVIGVLVLRTAGARRLPAKSAATALVGGAVGTVAIILYLLAAGRQMMSIAVVLAALYPAVPVILALLLLGERIDRAQLLGLLCAAVAIGLLSLA
- a CDS encoding MarR family winged helix-turn-helix transcriptional regulator, with the protein product MHEPRLANLLGAAALAVTDEVHGAVRTTGLNPSQVTALVLLRGESGLSVTELAKRIGIHQTACTRMVDALQERGLVERRHTVGKWTHVHPTEAGLQAAEDVLQARGHSLLRVIARLGDDDRRALVDGLEKLLTGLYEEVGSADRICRMCDRPACTPTGHACPVGAAERAHRGP